The following are encoded in a window of Vespula vulgaris chromosome 8, iyVesVulg1.1, whole genome shotgun sequence genomic DNA:
- the LOC127065830 gene encoding uncharacterized protein LOC127065830 isoform X2 translates to MSSSSGSFGVGVGVGVAGGPTLAAAQQSQGVAALLVMLAVLCFIFAYCCWGAPFCRSLCRRHCCCRLEDPEPDSRFGNSDQTMVATPTIILLPHGRMLVVDGTMFTQFQADPTGLDLVELGDSVLRAQRNPRSINRHQLQNSQGSILEMDAETPSKDSLGSIACFPPPTYESIYGKEETDMPPSYSDILLHRFANLPHELDMHDFCRNDKEEIEMQSLEGCPHIVGNPMNVLTYPYATVTSFSSQSFPRRNVSRNPSIISNPLDNYYMDNDLGLYRLSQEMGHRVSSNTNLSTYRTSHDDITFQLFHENENHQRENLVDNENHRSNSQNVIQNNEQRYAHRVDETPNPSENTATENNIMNTRNRARSISRISNDSNTNRERVSRDNDQAGVAFVRHVNSHATETSLDVPHEMCNVNRVNEISQTQLYRGEQSNARNVHFQNTQTNEINQNNEASPNIRYLHRSRRSENESRTQNADSESGYSDDDAGNFGALADIRESRV, encoded by the exons ATGAGCAGTAGCAGCGGAAGTTTTGGAGTTGGTGTTGGCGTCGGCGTCGCCGGTGGACCAACACTTGCTGCGGCACAACAGAGTCAAGGTGTCGCGGCTTTGTTGGTGATGCTTGCCGTATTGTGTTTCATTTTTGCTTACTGTTGTTGGGGTGCCCCGTTCTGTAGATCACTTTGTAGACGACATTGCTGTTGTCGTTTGGAGGATCCTGAGCCAGATTCACGTTTTGGTAATAGCGATCAGACGATGGTTGCTACACCAACGATCATTCTTTTACCACATGGTAGAATGCTCGTGGTTGATGGTACTATGTTTACACAGTTCCAAGCCGATCCTACTG GTTTGGATTTGGTTGAATTGGGCGATAGTGTACTTCGTGCACAAAGAAATCCACGTAGTATTAATCGACATCAGTTGCAAAACAGTCAAGGTAGTATATTGGAAATGGATGCTGAAACTCCTAGCAAAGATAGTCTAGGATCTATAGCATGTTTTCCACCGCCTACTTATGAAAGCATTTATGGCAAAGAAGAGACTGATATGCCGCCCTCGTATTCCGACATTCTATTGCATAG atttgCTAATCTTCCTCACGAATTAGATATGCACGATTTTTGTCGTAAcgacaaagaagaaatcgaaatgCAAAGTTTAGAGGGTTGTCCTCATATAGTTGGTAATCCCATGAACGTATTGACCTATCCTTATGCAACAGTAACGAGTTTCTCTAGTCAAAGTTTCCCACGAAGGAACGTCTCGAGAAATCCATCGATCATCAGTAATCCCttggataattattatatggaCAACGATTTAGGACTATATAGATTAAGCCAAGAAATGGGTCATCGTGTCTCAAGTAACACGAACTTGAGTACTTATAGAACTTCGCATGATGATATTACGTTCCAATTGTTTCACGAGAATGAAAATCaccaaagagaaaatttagTAGATAATGAGAATCATCGGTCGAATTCACAAAATGTTATTCAAAACAATGAACAAAGATACGCCCATAGGGTGGATGAAACACCAAACCCCTCTGAGAATACAGCAacggaaaataatataatgaatacgAGGAATCGTGCACGAAGTATCTCGCGAATAAGTAACGACAGTAATACAAATAGAGAACGTGTTTCTAGAGACAACGATCAAGCTGGTGTTGCTTTTGTCAGACACGTTAATTCTCACGCAACGGAGACTTCCCTCGATGTTCCACATGAAATGTGCAACGTAAATAGGGTAAACGAAATATCTCAAACGCAATTATATCGTGGAGAACAATCGAATGCGAGAAATgttcattttcaaaatacaCAAACTAACGAAATCAACCAAAACAACGAAGCTAGTCCAAATATAAGGTACCTTCATAGAAGCAGGCGAAGCGAGAACGAAAGTAGAACGCAAAATGCTGATAGCGAGTCTGGATATTCTGATGACGACGCTGGTAATTTTGGTGCTCTTGCTGATATTCGCGAGAGTAGGGTCTGA
- the LOC127065830 gene encoding uncharacterized protein LOC127065830 isoform X1 — protein MIYGTLAVTEESTATTGATWLRNITIQGEMSSSSGSFGVGVGVGVAGGPTLAAAQQSQGVAALLVMLAVLCFIFAYCCWGAPFCRSLCRRHCCCRLEDPEPDSRFGNSDQTMVATPTIILLPHGRMLVVDGTMFTQFQADPTGLDLVELGDSVLRAQRNPRSINRHQLQNSQGSILEMDAETPSKDSLGSIACFPPPTYESIYGKEETDMPPSYSDILLHRFANLPHELDMHDFCRNDKEEIEMQSLEGCPHIVGNPMNVLTYPYATVTSFSSQSFPRRNVSRNPSIISNPLDNYYMDNDLGLYRLSQEMGHRVSSNTNLSTYRTSHDDITFQLFHENENHQRENLVDNENHRSNSQNVIQNNEQRYAHRVDETPNPSENTATENNIMNTRNRARSISRISNDSNTNRERVSRDNDQAGVAFVRHVNSHATETSLDVPHEMCNVNRVNEISQTQLYRGEQSNARNVHFQNTQTNEINQNNEASPNIRYLHRSRRSENESRTQNADSESGYSDDDAGNFGALADIRESRV, from the exons ATGATTTACGGAACGTTAGCTGTGACGGAGGAGTCAACTGCAACCACGGGGGCTACTTGGCTTCGTAATATCACCATCCAAG GAGAGATGAGCAGTAGCAGCGGAAGTTTTGGAGTTGGTGTTGGCGTCGGCGTCGCCGGTGGACCAACACTTGCTGCGGCACAACAGAGTCAAGGTGTCGCGGCTTTGTTGGTGATGCTTGCCGTATTGTGTTTCATTTTTGCTTACTGTTGTTGGGGTGCCCCGTTCTGTAGATCACTTTGTAGACGACATTGCTGTTGTCGTTTGGAGGATCCTGAGCCAGATTCACGTTTTGGTAATAGCGATCAGACGATGGTTGCTACACCAACGATCATTCTTTTACCACATGGTAGAATGCTCGTGGTTGATGGTACTATGTTTACACAGTTCCAAGCCGATCCTACTG GTTTGGATTTGGTTGAATTGGGCGATAGTGTACTTCGTGCACAAAGAAATCCACGTAGTATTAATCGACATCAGTTGCAAAACAGTCAAGGTAGTATATTGGAAATGGATGCTGAAACTCCTAGCAAAGATAGTCTAGGATCTATAGCATGTTTTCCACCGCCTACTTATGAAAGCATTTATGGCAAAGAAGAGACTGATATGCCGCCCTCGTATTCCGACATTCTATTGCATAG atttgCTAATCTTCCTCACGAATTAGATATGCACGATTTTTGTCGTAAcgacaaagaagaaatcgaaatgCAAAGTTTAGAGGGTTGTCCTCATATAGTTGGTAATCCCATGAACGTATTGACCTATCCTTATGCAACAGTAACGAGTTTCTCTAGTCAAAGTTTCCCACGAAGGAACGTCTCGAGAAATCCATCGATCATCAGTAATCCCttggataattattatatggaCAACGATTTAGGACTATATAGATTAAGCCAAGAAATGGGTCATCGTGTCTCAAGTAACACGAACTTGAGTACTTATAGAACTTCGCATGATGATATTACGTTCCAATTGTTTCACGAGAATGAAAATCaccaaagagaaaatttagTAGATAATGAGAATCATCGGTCGAATTCACAAAATGTTATTCAAAACAATGAACAAAGATACGCCCATAGGGTGGATGAAACACCAAACCCCTCTGAGAATACAGCAacggaaaataatataatgaatacgAGGAATCGTGCACGAAGTATCTCGCGAATAAGTAACGACAGTAATACAAATAGAGAACGTGTTTCTAGAGACAACGATCAAGCTGGTGTTGCTTTTGTCAGACACGTTAATTCTCACGCAACGGAGACTTCCCTCGATGTTCCACATGAAATGTGCAACGTAAATAGGGTAAACGAAATATCTCAAACGCAATTATATCGTGGAGAACAATCGAATGCGAGAAATgttcattttcaaaatacaCAAACTAACGAAATCAACCAAAACAACGAAGCTAGTCCAAATATAAGGTACCTTCATAGAAGCAGGCGAAGCGAGAACGAAAGTAGAACGCAAAATGCTGATAGCGAGTCTGGATATTCTGATGACGACGCTGGTAATTTTGGTGCTCTTGCTGATATTCGCGAGAGTAGGGTCTGA